Proteins encoded within one genomic window of Choristoneura fumiferana chromosome 28, NRCan_CFum_1, whole genome shotgun sequence:
- the LOC141443852 gene encoding uncharacterized protein isoform X1, translating to MTRIENYVKQMEDQDIGKIEYENLQVRSTDLTSLFEKFNDAQEKIEAFQEIAEDIDERSAVEAKYYTIKAMISSLIQNNQDTPQFKPKKMPIAMPTLNIPQFNGDIKNWPIFKNLFFSVIDGNEDLPKLQKLHYLKSFLEGEAAALISSLILSEENYEKALEILTKSFLSHRE from the exons ATGACACGCATCGAAAATTACGTCAAACAAATGGAAGATCAAGATATTGGTAAGATTGAATATGAAAACCTCCAGGTCAGGAGCACGGACCTGACGAGCCTTTTTGAGAAATTTAATGATGCCCAAGAAAAAATAGAGGCGTTTCAGGAAATCGCAGAGGATATAGATGAGCGGTCTGCGGTCGAAGCTAAGTACTACACAATCAAAGCCATGATTTCCAGTCTCATTCAAAACAATCAGGACACACCTCAATTCAAACCTAAGAAAATGCCAATTGCTATGCCTACACTCAATATCCCACAGTTCAATGGGGATATTAAAAATTGGCCCATATTCAAGAATTTATTCTTTTCTGTGATCGATGGTAATGAGGACCTGCCAAAGCTCCAAAAGCTACACTACCTCAAGTCGTTCCTGGAAGGAGAAGCGGCAGCTCTCATCAGCTCCTTAATATTGTCGGAAGAAAATTATGAAAAGGCTTTAGAGATTTTAACCAAAAG CTTCCTGTCTCACAGAGAATAA
- the LOC141443852 gene encoding uncharacterized protein isoform X2, giving the protein MTRIENYVKQMEDQDIGKIEYENLQVRSTDLTSLFEKFNDAQEKIEAFQEIAEDIDERSAVEAKYYTIKAMISSLIQNNQDTPQFKPKKMPIAMPTLNIPQFNGDIKNWPIFKNLFFSVIDGNEDLPKLQKLHYLKSFLEGEAAALISSLILSEENYEKALEILTKSKVLIH; this is encoded by the exons ATGACACGCATCGAAAATTACGTCAAACAAATGGAAGATCAAGATATTGGTAAGATTGAATATGAAAACCTCCAGGTCAGGAGCACGGACCTGACGAGCCTTTTTGAGAAATTTAATGATGCCCAAGAAAAAATAGAGGCGTTTCAGGAAATCGCAGAGGATATAGATGAGCGGTCTGCGGTCGAAGCTAAGTACTACACAATCAAAGCCATGATTTCCAGTCTCATTCAAAACAATCAGGACACACCTCAATTCAAACCTAAGAAAATGCCAATTGCTATGCCTACACTCAATATCCCACAGTTCAATGGGGATATTAAAAATTGGCCCATATTCAAGAATTTATTCTTTTCTGTGATCGATGGTAATGAGGACCTGCCAAAGCTCCAAAAGCTACACTACCTCAAGTCGTTCCTGGAAGGAGAAGCGGCAGCTCTCATCAGCTCCTTAATATTGTCGGAAGAAAATTATGAAAAGGCTTTAGAGATTTTAACCAAAAG CAAAGTTTTGATTCATTGA